The Lachnospiraceae bacterium oral taxon 500 genome window below encodes:
- a CDS encoding DUF4315 domain-containing protein — protein sequence MANRKILKIENEIKKTREKITEYQNKLKGLEMQKTEAENLEIVQMVRSLHMTPAELEEFLAKGVIPADMSADENEYMEDIENEE from the coding sequence ATGGCAAACAGAAAAATCTTGAAAATCGAAAACGAGATCAAAAAGACCCGTGAGAAAATCACGGAATATCAGAACAAGCTGAAAGGACTTGAGATGCAGAAAACAGAGGCGGAAAACCTTGAAATCGTGCAAATGGTAAGGTCGCTTCACATGACCCCTGCAGAGCTTGAAGAATTTTTAGCCAAAGGCGTGATTCCTGCTGATATGTCTGCAGATGAAAATGAGTATATGGAGGATATAGAAAATGAAGAATAA
- a CDS encoding PrgI family protein has product MAYVPVPKDLTKVKTKVAFNLTKRQIICFTAALIAGLPVFFLLKGSTGTSLATFFMILVMLPFFLFAMYEKHGQPLEVVLKHIVQTKFIRKKERPYRTRNYYALLIRQRELEKEVFHIVKGQNKGKKQRQK; this is encoded by the coding sequence ATGGCATATGTACCCGTACCAAAGGACTTAACAAAGGTCAAAACAAAGGTTGCCTTTAATCTTACAAAAAGGCAGATCATTTGCTTTACGGCAGCCTTAATCGCAGGGCTGCCTGTTTTCTTTCTCCTAAAGGGAAGCACAGGAACAAGCCTTGCGACATTTTTCATGATTTTAGTGATGCTTCCCTTTTTTCTCTTTGCCATGTACGAAAAGCACGGACAGCCCCTTGAGGTCGTCCTAAAGCATATCGTGCAGACAAAGTTTATCAGAAAGAAAGAGCGTCCCTACAGGACGAGAAATTATTATGCCCTGCTCATAAGGCAGCGAGAACTTGAAAAGGAGGTATTTCATATTGTTAAAGGACAAAACAAAGGAAAAAAACAGCGTCAAAAATAA
- a CDS encoding DUF4366 domain-containing protein: MKNKILMRITTALFAALILMGGFSIPAYANGGGEATNDSNVKTEEKKEEKTPLTPDGNMSLVDNVKGYAAKDKEFIIVKSKGGNYFYIVIDHAAQGENTVHFLNQVDEKDLLSIIDEKSSLTAKPELPKEEEKKEPETEKPKEEEKSEKKNPAGMIALSLILILGLTGGAFYYFKFLKPKQDIKGTTDLDEFDFEDYEDDFIEDDNEDGEETLEEAEPDETL, translated from the coding sequence ATGAAGAATAAAATTTTGATGAGAATAACGACAGCTCTCTTTGCCGCCCTGATCCTTATGGGCGGCTTTTCTATTCCCGCTTATGCAAACGGCGGCGGTGAAGCTACCAATGACAGCAATGTAAAAACAGAGGAAAAGAAAGAAGAAAAAACGCCCCTTACTCCTGACGGCAACATGAGTCTTGTGGATAATGTCAAGGGATATGCCGCAAAGGATAAGGAATTTATCATTGTAAAAAGCAAGGGAGGAAATTACTTCTATATTGTAATCGACCATGCGGCGCAGGGAGAAAACACGGTTCATTTCTTAAATCAGGTGGATGAAAAGGATCTGCTCTCTATCATTGACGAAAAAAGCAGCCTGACCGCAAAGCCGGAGCTTCCAAAAGAGGAGGAAAAGAAAGAGCCGGAGACGGAAAAACCAAAGGAAGAAGAAAAATCGGAGAAAAAGAATCCTGCCGGCATGATCGCTTTATCCCTTATTCTCATTCTTGGACTTACAGGCGGAGCCTTCTATTATTTTAAGTTCCTAAAACCGAAGCAGGATATAAAGGGAACGACCGACCTTGACGAGTTCGACTTTGAGGACTATGAGGACGATTTTATAGAGGATGATAACGAGGACGGCGAGGAAACTTTAGAAGAAGCAGAGCCGGATGAAACACTATGA
- a CDS encoding DNA methyltransferase produces MSKKYNIIYADPPWKYERSKVQGAAENHYKTMSIEKLCALPVSEIAEKDCALFLWATFPQLKEALQLIKAWGFQYKTVAFVWLKTNKKAKTWFYGLGFWTRGNAEICLLATKGHPKRQAKNVHQLIVSPIEAHSKKPEKARENIVALMGDLPKIELFARKESPGWDVWGNEVKSSITL; encoded by the coding sequence ATCAGTAAAAAATATAATATTATCTATGCCGATCCGCCGTGGAAGTACGAACGAAGCAAGGTACAAGGTGCGGCGGAAAATCACTACAAAACCATGAGCATAGAAAAGCTTTGTGCACTTCCTGTTTCTGAAATCGCGGAAAAGGACTGCGCACTTTTTTTATGGGCGACTTTCCCGCAGCTGAAAGAAGCCCTGCAGCTAATCAAAGCATGGGGCTTTCAGTATAAGACGGTTGCTTTCGTATGGCTAAAAACAAATAAAAAAGCGAAAACATGGTTTTACGGGCTTGGCTTTTGGACAAGAGGAAATGCGGAAATCTGCCTTCTTGCAACAAAAGGTCATCCCAAAAGGCAGGCGAAAAATGTTCATCAGCTTATCGTAAGCCCCATTGAAGCACACAGCAAAAAGCCGGAGAAAGCAAGGGAAAACATAGTTGCCCTTATGGGAGATCTTCCTAAAATAGAGCTTTTTGCAAGAAAAGAAAGTCCCGGCTGGGATGTATGGGGAAACGAAGTAAAAAGCAGTATTACGCTTTAA
- a CDS encoding DNA topoisomerase III: MKLIICEKPSVGIAIASALGIETKKDGYMESEDFLVSWCIGHLAELSAPSCYGKCYEKWSLEALPILPETWQLTVSKDKEKQFSILKALLFRKDVTEVINSCDAGREGELIFRFVMEKTGCKKPVKRLWISSMEESAIRKGFENLKDGADYDSLYQSALCRAKADWIVGINATRLFSLLYNHTLNVGRVQSPTLKILADRSDAITNFKKEKYYHVHLVLDGTEAVSDRFSSKEAAEKIATSCKGKTAVCTSITSEKKEALPPKLFDLTALQKEANRIFGYTAKQTLDLAQSLYEKKLLTYPRTDSNYLTDDMKETADKVILMLLSKLSFMQSIEFTPEITRLLNSKKVSDHHAVIPTMELEKTDFSLLPESERNILFLAGARLLMASASSHVYETVTATFSCEDHTFTAKGKTVLSSGWKEIERFFLMSVKEKQEKENEKELPAFCEGERFDSFPIKVTEHDTLPPKAYTESTLLSSMERAGNKETTEDAERKGLGTPATRAGVIEKIIKAGFVTRKGKQLIPTKDGMNLISVLPEALTSPLLTAEWENELSRIAKGETEADSFMEKIEALTKELVEKADAEKVKAELFKQEKTVIGLCPRCKSPVYEGKKNYYCSNRDCLFSMWKNDRFFEGRKITFTQKIASALLKDKKAKIKNIYSHKTGKTYDGNVVLYDTGDKYVNYRIKIERKKKEEQQA; the protein is encoded by the coding sequence ATGAAACTTATTATATGTGAAAAACCGAGTGTCGGAATAGCGATTGCGTCCGCACTTGGAATCGAAACGAAAAAAGACGGATATATGGAAAGCGAGGACTTTCTTGTGTCTTGGTGCATCGGACACCTTGCAGAGCTTTCCGCGCCGTCCTGTTATGGAAAGTGCTATGAAAAGTGGAGCCTTGAAGCCTTACCCATCCTGCCTGAAACATGGCAGCTTACCGTATCAAAGGATAAGGAAAAGCAATTTTCTATTCTAAAGGCACTTCTTTTTAGAAAGGATGTTACCGAGGTTATAAACAGTTGCGATGCCGGACGCGAGGGAGAACTCATTTTCCGTTTTGTTATGGAAAAAACAGGTTGCAAGAAGCCTGTAAAAAGGCTGTGGATTTCCTCAATGGAAGAAAGCGCAATCCGAAAAGGCTTTGAAAACCTGAAAGACGGAGCGGACTATGACAGCCTTTATCAGTCCGCCCTGTGCAGAGCAAAAGCGGACTGGATTGTCGGAATCAATGCAACCCGCCTCTTTTCCCTTTTATATAACCATACCTTGAATGTAGGACGGGTGCAGAGCCCGACCTTAAAAATACTTGCGGATCGAAGCGATGCGATTACCAATTTCAAGAAAGAAAAGTATTACCATGTGCACCTTGTTTTAGACGGTACGGAAGCTGTAAGCGATAGATTTTCAAGTAAGGAAGCGGCAGAAAAAATAGCAACATCCTGCAAAGGAAAAACGGCAGTCTGCACTTCTATTACCTCTGAAAAAAAAGAAGCGCTGCCGCCGAAGCTCTTTGATCTTACCGCACTTCAAAAGGAAGCAAACCGCATTTTCGGGTACACCGCAAAGCAGACCCTTGACCTTGCGCAGAGCCTTTATGAAAAGAAGCTTTTAACCTATCCGAGAACGGACAGCAATTACCTGACGGACGATATGAAAGAAACGGCGGATAAGGTTATTCTCATGCTTCTTTCAAAGCTTTCCTTTATGCAAAGCATAGAATTTACACCGGAGATTACAAGGCTTCTTAACAGCAAAAAGGTATCGGATCACCATGCCGTGATTCCTACAATGGAGCTTGAAAAAACGGATTTTTCCCTGCTTCCCGAAAGTGAGAGAAACATTCTCTTTCTTGCAGGTGCAAGGCTTCTTATGGCTTCCGCATCCTCTCATGTCTATGAAACGGTTACGGCTACATTTAGCTGCGAGGATCATACCTTTACAGCAAAGGGAAAAACGGTGCTTTCTTCCGGCTGGAAAGAAATAGAAAGATTCTTTCTTATGAGCGTAAAAGAAAAGCAGGAAAAAGAAAACGAAAAAGAGCTTCCGGCATTTTGTGAGGGAGAACGCTTTGACAGCTTCCCGATAAAAGTTACGGAGCATGATACGCTTCCGCCGAAGGCATACACGGAAAGCACGCTTCTATCTTCTATGGAGCGTGCAGGAAACAAGGAAACAACAGAGGATGCAGAGCGCAAAGGCTTAGGTACTCCTGCAACCCGTGCAGGCGTAATTGAAAAAATCATTAAGGCAGGCTTTGTTACAAGAAAAGGAAAACAGCTTATCCCGACCAAAGACGGAATGAATCTTATCTCCGTACTTCCCGAAGCCCTGACCTCTCCGCTTCTTACAGCCGAATGGGAAAATGAGCTTTCAAGGATTGCAAAGGGAGAAACGGAGGCGGACAGCTTTATGGAAAAGATAGAAGCCTTGACAAAAGAGCTTGTAGAAAAAGCAGACGCCGAAAAAGTAAAAGCAGAACTTTTCAAGCAGGAAAAAACGGTAATCGGCTTATGCCCGCGCTGTAAAAGTCCCGTTTATGAGGGAAAGAAAAATTACTATTGCAGTAACAGGGATTGCCTCTTCTCCATGTGGAAAAACGACCGCTTCTTTGAGGGCAGGAAAATCACCTTTACTCAAAAGATAGCTTCTGCACTTTTGAAAGATAAAAAGGCAAAGATTAAAAACATCTACTCTCACAAGACAGGAAAAACCTATGACGGAAATGTCGTTCTTTATGATACCGGAGATAAGTATGTGAACTATCGTATTAAGATAGAGAGGAAGAAAAAAGAAGAACAGCAAGCATAG
- a CDS encoding CHAP domain-containing protein, giving the protein MKEPLKPRDKFRQKMSRDGLLRENMTTGETENISKRIQENPENDIPQNPISDKEMPKRKSSRLTFTEEERNIPELQRYIKKSDQAADRLDKARDKIPKKKSLSFEREFDEKTGKGKTRLHFEEKEKPIVSGKSANPLSPTLNKAGAFVHKKIHETEHDNAGVEAAHKTEKAAEILGRFSVRKARENYRNQRLKPYRKARKAEKAAEKANAKYFYKKTMYENPNLSSANPFSRMWQKRKLKRKYAAELRKKGKSAAKAAKTSAEKIKQAGSFIIRHRRGLALIISLLLIFILIFTGLSSCSSLLSGGLNGILGTSYTSEDSDLVAVENAYAAMENELQGKIDKVEKNHPGYDEYKYELDSIGHNPHELASILTAKHQSYTLSKVQADLQKIFTEQYSFTLKEEIEVRYKTETHTDPDTGETTEEEVPYNYYILHVKLKTMPLSDIAKEILNEEQLKMYRVYLETSGNKPLVFGGGSPDGSASEDLSGVHFVNGTRPGNPELVNLAKKQVGNVGGYPYWSWYGFNGRVEWCACFVSWCYHKAGKSEPRFAGCQSQGVPWFTSHGQWGNRGYKNIAPGDAIFFDWDGDGGADHVGIVIGTDGSRVYTVEGNSGDACKIKSYDLNSGYIKGYGLMNWD; this is encoded by the coding sequence TTGAAAGAACCGCTAAAGCCCCGTGATAAGTTCAGGCAGAAAATGAGCCGGGACGGACTTTTAAGAGAAAATATGACAACCGGAGAAACGGAAAATATATCAAAAAGGATTCAGGAAAATCCCGAAAATGATATTCCCCAAAATCCTATATCGGATAAGGAAATGCCGAAAAGAAAATCCTCAAGGCTTACCTTTACCGAGGAAGAAAGAAATATCCCGGAGCTTCAAAGGTATATCAAAAAATCCGATCAGGCGGCGGACCGTCTGGATAAGGCAAGGGATAAAATACCAAAGAAAAAGAGTCTTTCCTTTGAGCGGGAGTTTGATGAAAAAACAGGCAAAGGAAAAACGAGGCTTCACTTTGAAGAAAAGGAAAAGCCCATAGTCTCCGGTAAGTCTGCAAATCCTCTTTCTCCTACCCTTAATAAAGCAGGCGCTTTTGTGCATAAGAAAATCCATGAAACGGAGCATGACAATGCAGGCGTTGAAGCAGCCCACAAAACCGAAAAAGCCGCAGAAATACTTGGAAGATTCAGCGTAAGAAAGGCAAGAGAAAATTACAGAAATCAGAGGCTAAAGCCCTACCGCAAGGCAAGGAAAGCGGAGAAAGCCGCAGAGAAAGCAAATGCAAAATACTTTTACAAAAAAACCATGTATGAAAATCCGAATCTTTCATCTGCAAATCCCTTTAGCCGTATGTGGCAGAAAAGGAAGCTAAAAAGAAAGTATGCGGCGGAGCTTCGTAAAAAAGGTAAGAGTGCGGCAAAGGCGGCAAAAACATCCGCAGAAAAGATAAAACAGGCAGGCTCTTTTATCATACGCCACAGACGAGGGCTTGCCCTTATCATTTCCCTGCTTTTAATCTTCATTCTGATCTTTACCGGCTTATCGTCCTGCTCCTCTCTTTTATCGGGAGGCTTAAACGGGATTTTAGGTACAAGCTATACATCCGAGGACAGCGATCTTGTGGCGGTAGAAAATGCCTATGCTGCTATGGAAAATGAGCTGCAGGGAAAAATCGACAAGGTGGAAAAGAATCATCCCGGCTATGACGAGTACAAATATGAGCTTGACAGTATCGGACATAATCCCCATGAGCTTGCTTCTATTCTTACGGCAAAACACCAAAGCTATACCCTTTCCAAAGTGCAGGCTGACTTACAGAAAATTTTCACAGAGCAGTATTCTTTTACTCTTAAGGAAGAAATTGAGGTGCGCTACAAAACGGAAACCCATACCGATCCGGACACCGGAGAAACCACAGAGGAAGAAGTCCCATACAACTATTACATTCTTCATGTAAAGCTGAAAACGATGCCGCTTTCCGATATTGCAAAGGAAATACTGAATGAAGAGCAGCTTAAAATGTACCGTGTCTACCTTGAAACCAGCGGAAACAAACCCCTTGTCTTTGGCGGAGGTTCCCCTGACGGCAGTGCTTCGGAGGATTTAAGCGGCGTTCATTTTGTAAACGGCACCCGCCCCGGAAATCCGGAGCTTGTAAATCTTGCAAAAAAGCAGGTCGGAAATGTAGGCGGTTATCCTTATTGGAGCTGGTACGGCTTTAACGGACGTGTGGAATGGTGCGCCTGCTTTGTATCGTGGTGCTATCACAAGGCTGGAAAAAGCGAGCCGCGTTTTGCAGGCTGTCAGTCGCAGGGCGTTCCGTGGTTTACCTCTCATGGTCAATGGGGAAACCGAGGCTACAAAAACATTGCACCGGGCGACGCCATTTTCTTTGACTGGGACGGTGACGGCGGTGCGGATCATGTGGGAATTGTCATTGGAACGGACGGAAGCCGTGTTTATACCGTTGAAGGAAATTCAGGCGATGCCTGCAAGATTAAAAGCTATGACCTAAATTCCGGCTATATTAAAGGCTATGGCCTGATGAACTGGGATTAA
- a CDS encoding conjugal transfer protein, giving the protein MRKTKPLSPKQVKRVNRLVRKECCNFDNGNCILLDDGEACHCPQLISCSLICRWFSDAVLPLDGELFAELYAPEEKRRCTVCGMPFASKSNNAKYCPDCRKKITRKQAAERMRKKRSLVTK; this is encoded by the coding sequence ATGAGAAAAACAAAGCCGCTTTCACCTAAGCAGGTAAAGCGTGTCAATCGCCTTGTAAGAAAAGAATGCTGTAACTTTGATAACGGAAACTGCATTTTACTTGATGACGGGGAAGCCTGCCATTGTCCGCAGCTTATATCCTGTTCGCTTATTTGCCGCTGGTTTTCAGATGCGGTGCTTCCTCTTGACGGAGAACTTTTTGCAGAGCTTTACGCACCGGAGGAAAAACGCCGCTGCACAGTATGCGGGATGCCTTTTGCATCAAAATCCAACAATGCGAAATATTGCCCCGATTGCAGAAAGAAAATCACAAGAAAACAGGCGGCAGAGCGCATGAGAAAAAAACGGAGC
- a CDS encoding conjugal transfer protein gives MNPFTVEEMNLLSIYRGETKEEVTEKIAFALSFMDPDMRELAKRTVKKVNSLSDQEFAALSIDPADEI, from the coding sequence ATGAATCCTTTTACAGTTGAAGAAATGAATTTGTTAAGCATTTACAGAGGCGAAACCAAGGAGGAAGTAACGGAGAAGATTGCATTTGCACTTTCCTTTATGGATCCTGATATGCGGGAGCTTGCAAAGCGCACGGTCAAAAAGGTAAACAGCCTGTCCGATCAGGAATTTGCCGCGCTTTCCATTGATCCTGCCGATGAAATATGA
- a CDS encoding DNA cytosine methyltransferase, with product MKKLTHFSLFTGIGGIDFAAEAAGFSTVCKCEWADFPTAVLKKHWPDVPRFQDITTVTKEAFIEKTGQDSITLISGGFPCQPFSAIGAKKGFTDPRYLWPQMCRVIRELKPRFVLGENVANFINMGLNKTILDLEKAGYAVWTFVLPACSVGAWHERKRTFIVGADVSYAPCFRHGNAPKGAAGSPISCGLLSQKEENGALVGESFGGNLLSGKGCRSQSSLQSGVGRVADGIPASMDGNFLWITEPTDIPRLTEDKKDRVKRLKALGNAVVPAQVYPILKYIADIELGRCKSACVFSGKEGDAL from the coding sequence ATGAAGAAACTGACGCATTTCAGCCTGTTTACCGGAATCGGAGGAATCGACTTTGCGGCGGAGGCCGCAGGCTTTTCTACTGTTTGTAAATGCGAATGGGCGGACTTTCCGACTGCCGTATTAAAAAAGCATTGGCCGGATGTTCCGCGTTTTCAGGATATTACCACAGTTACAAAGGAGGCATTTATTGAAAAAACAGGACAAGACAGCATTACCCTCATATCCGGAGGCTTCCCGTGTCAGCCCTTTTCCGCCATCGGAGCAAAGAAGGGCTTTACAGACCCCCGTTATCTCTGGCCGCAGATGTGCAGAGTTATTAGAGAACTTAAGCCCCGTTTCGTGCTTGGCGAAAATGTTGCTAACTTCATCAATATGGGGCTCAACAAAACGATCCTTGACTTGGAGAAAGCGGGATATGCCGTTTGGACATTCGTACTTCCTGCTTGCAGCGTCGGCGCGTGGCATGAACGCAAGCGAACTTTTATCGTGGGGGCAGATGTTTCCTACGCCCCTTGCTTCCGACACGGGAACGCGCCCAAAGGTGCCGCAGGTAGTCCTATCTCCTGCGGGCTCCTTTCGCAGAAAGAAGAAAACGGGGCACTGGTCGGCGAATCTTTCGGAGGCAATCTATTATCTGGAAAAGGATGCCGATCCCAATCTTCGCTTCAATCCGGAGTGGGCAGAGTGGCTGATGGGATTCCCGCGAGCATGGACGGAAATTTCCTCTGGATAACGGAGCCTACGGATATTCCGAGGCTTACAGAGGATAAAAAAGACAGGGTAAAACGCTTAAAGGCACTGGGCAATGCCGTCGTTCCCGCGCAGGTTTACCCGATACTTAAATACATTGCGGATATTGAGCTTGGACGCTGCAAAAGCGCTTGCGTCTTTTCAGGAAAGGAAGGTGATGCACTTTGA
- a CDS encoding conjugal transfer protein TraE: MLKDKTKEKNSVKNKRKLTRSEKKQIAELIRKAKPDKKASSSQESIPYLSMHPDGICRVTENRYSKCIYFSDINYQLAGADEKTAIFENWCDFLNYFDSSVDVQLSFINQGSRGEAKAAIEIPMREDGFQSIRSEYQTMLSNQLSKGNNGLVKLKFVTFSVEAENMNAAKARLNRIETDMLNNFKVLGVSAHSMNGYERLKTMHGIFHPEGEPFFFSWDYLVPSGLSTKDFIAPSSFYFGEGRTFRMGSKLGAVSFLEILAPELNDRILSDLLDLETGMIVNLHIKSIDQAEAIKTIKRKITDLDKMKIDEQKKAVRSGYDMDIIPSDLATYGGEAKNLLQDLQSRNERMFLVTFLVVNMANSKRKLDNDVFAAAGIAQKYNCALTRLDFQQEEGLMSSIPLGRNEIEIQRGLTTSSTAVFIPFITQELFQGGEALYYGLNALSNNMILCDRKQLKNPNGLILGTPGSGKSFAAKREITNAFLITDDDIYISDPEAEYAPLVNSLLGQVIRISPTSKEYINPMDINLNYSEDDNPLALKSDFILSLCELVVGGKEGLAPVEKTVIDRAVRTVYREFLAEPVPERMPILGDLYEELLRQPEPEAARVAAALELYVTGSLNVFNHRTNVELNNRLVCFDIKSLGKQLKKLGMLIVQDQIWNRVTINRAKKKATRYYMDEFHLLLREEQTAAYSVEIWKRFRKWSGIPTGITQNVKDLLSSREVENIFENSDFVLMLNQAVSDRNILAKQLNISPQQMKYVTHTESGEGLLFYGNVILPFVDHFPKYTKLYKVMTTKPEEVSSE; encoded by the coding sequence TTGTTAAAGGACAAAACAAAGGAAAAAAACAGCGTCAAAAATAAAAGAAAGCTGACAAGAAGTGAGAAAAAGCAGATTGCGGAGCTTATCCGAAAAGCAAAGCCGGATAAAAAGGCTTCTTCCTCGCAGGAGAGCATCCCCTATCTTTCCATGCACCCGGACGGGATATGCAGAGTAACAGAAAACAGATACAGCAAGTGCATTTATTTTTCCGACATCAATTATCAGCTTGCAGGTGCGGATGAAAAAACCGCTATCTTTGAAAACTGGTGCGACTTTCTAAACTACTTTGATTCCTCTGTGGATGTGCAGCTTTCCTTTATCAATCAGGGAAGCCGCGGAGAAGCAAAGGCCGCAATCGAAATTCCAATGCGTGAGGATGGTTTTCAGTCCATAAGAAGCGAGTATCAGACAATGCTTTCTAATCAGCTTTCCAAAGGAAACAACGGTCTTGTAAAGCTGAAATTCGTAACATTCAGCGTGGAAGCGGAAAATATGAATGCGGCAAAGGCAAGGCTTAACCGCATTGAAACGGATATGTTAAACAATTTTAAGGTGCTTGGTGTAAGTGCCCATTCCATGAACGGCTATGAAAGGCTGAAAACCATGCACGGCATCTTTCACCCGGAGGGAGAGCCTTTTTTCTTCTCTTGGGACTATCTTGTTCCGTCGGGATTATCGACAAAGGATTTTATCGCACCGTCCTCTTTTTACTTCGGAGAAGGAAGAACCTTTCGCATGGGTAGTAAGCTTGGCGCGGTGAGCTTTCTTGAAATCTTGGCGCCGGAATTAAACGACCGCATTTTATCCGACCTTTTGGATTTGGAAACGGGAATGATCGTAAACCTGCATATCAAAAGCATCGATCAGGCGGAGGCAATTAAGACGATTAAAAGAAAAATCACCGACCTTGACAAGATGAAAATTGACGAGCAGAAAAAAGCCGTCAGAAGCGGCTATGACATGGATATTATCCCGTCCGACCTTGCCACCTACGGAGGCGAAGCGAAAAATCTGTTGCAGGATTTACAGAGCAGAAACGAAAGAATGTTTCTTGTTACCTTTTTAGTGGTGAATATGGCGAATAGTAAAAGAAAGCTGGATAACGATGTGTTCGCCGCCGCAGGAATCGCACAGAAATATAACTGTGCCTTAACCCGTCTTGACTTTCAGCAGGAGGAAGGCCTGATGTCAAGTATTCCGCTTGGAAGAAATGAAATTGAAATCCAAAGAGGGCTTACTACCTCAAGCACCGCTGTATTCATTCCCTTTATCACGCAGGAGCTTTTTCAGGGCGGAGAAGCCCTCTATTATGGGCTTAACGCTCTTTCAAACAACATGATTTTATGCGACAGAAAGCAGCTTAAAAACCCCAACGGCCTGATACTCGGAACGCCCGGTTCCGGTAAATCCTTTGCGGCAAAGCGTGAAATTACAAACGCCTTTTTAATTACGGACGATGACATCTATATATCCGATCCCGAAGCCGAGTATGCCCCTTTGGTAAACAGCCTTTTAGGACAGGTCATCCGCATTTCTCCAACAAGTAAAGAATATATCAACCCGATGGATATAAACTTAAATTACAGCGAGGATGATAACCCCCTTGCCCTAAAATCGGACTTTATCCTTTCCCTTTGTGAGCTTGTAGTCGGAGGAAAGGAAGGACTTGCACCTGTGGAAAAAACGGTCATCGACCGTGCAGTAAGAACGGTTTACAGGGAGTTTCTTGCAGAACCCGTGCCTGAAAGGATGCCTATTTTAGGGGATCTTTATGAGGAGCTTTTAAGACAGCCGGAGCCGGAAGCTGCAAGAGTTGCGGCAGCCCTTGAGCTTTATGTAACAGGCTCTCTTAATGTGTTTAATCACAGAACCAATGTAGAGCTTAATAATCGCCTTGTCTGCTTTGATATAAAGAGCCTTGGAAAGCAGCTAAAAAAGCTTGGAATGTTAATCGTGCAGGATCAGATTTGGAACCGCGTAACCATAAACAGAGCAAAAAAGAAAGCAACCCGCTACTACATGGACGAATTTCATCTTCTGCTCCGTGAGGAACAGACCGCAGCATACAGCGTTGAAATCTGGAAGCGTTTCAGGAAGTGGTCGGGTATTCCCACAGGGATTACTCAAAATGTAAAGGATCTTTTATCCAGCAGAGAAGTGGAAAATATCTTTGAAAACAGCGACTTTGTCTTGATGCTTAATCAGGCGGTAAGCGACAGAAATATCCTTGCAAAGCAGCTTAATATTTCTCCACAGCAGATGAAATATGTAACCCATACGGAATCCGGCGAAGGACTTCTCTTTTACGGAAATGTGATCCTGCCATTTGTAGATCACTTCCCGAAATATACAAAGCTCTACAAGGTCATGACGACAAAGCCGGAGGAAGTGAGCAGCGAATGA